Part of the Deinococcus roseus genome, AATCCTGCAGCCCCCGGTTCTGCTGATAAGTCATTCTCAACAAAAACCGCTCCAGTAAGCCATTCAGCGCTCTCCTATACATCAGGCTTGAGGGTCAAAAAGCAGTGGTTATGCTCGAAAAAATGCACCCCACCCCTGGGTGCTGTCGCAAGAATTTGATCCTTCAAATTCCCCTCTTCTCATCCCAGCAAAGGAAACCCACCCGTGCCCCTGCTCCCTGCACTTGTTCCTGCTGCCCTGATTCCCTCTGGACTCCGGGGCCGCACCATGAAAATCGCCATCCTGGAAGGCTGCGTCTGGTCGGTGTATGCCAACTGGTTGCTGGGACCCATCACCATCGGGTACCTCAGTCACCTGGGGGCAGACACCCGAATGCTGGCCCTGGCAGGCAGCATCCCCTTTCTGTCCCAGATGGTGGGACCCTTCAGTGCCTGGCTCTCGGGCAAAATCAGCACCCGCCGCAAGCTGATGTTCTACCTGGGCATCTTCAGCCGGGTGGCGGGTTTGCTGCCCATCCTGGCCACCTTTCCTTTCATTCCGCTGGATGGCAAAATCACCCTGGTGCTGCTCAGCCTGGTGCTGGCCCACGTGTTCCAGTCTGCCTCGGGCCTGTTGTGGCAGGGCATCATGTCCGATGTGGTCCCGGAAAAAGTGCGCGGACGTTACTTCGGGTACCGCAACGGCCTGAGTGGGGTGTTCACCATGGCCGCCTCGGTGGGGGCAGGGCTGCTGATTGACCACATCGCCTCACCGGACAGTTACCGCTGGCTTTTTGTTGCTGCACTGGGCATGGGGGTGTTTTCGGTGCTGCTGTACCTGTCTTACCTGGACCCCAACCCCGACAGCCCCACCATGCGTTTCCGGGAAGGTTTCACCCGTCCCCTGAGAGACCGTGAATTTTTGCCTTTCGTGAAAACCACCGTGATGTGGAGCATCGTGCAGGCTTTGCTGACCGTGCTGGTGGTGCCTTACTTGCTGCAAAAACAGCACCTCAGCATGACCCAGATTGGGATTTACACAGCCCTGGCTTCGCTGACCACGCTGTTCACCAATTACGGGGTGGGACTGGTGATTGACCGCTGTCCGCCCAGGAGAGTGCTGCAGGGCTCCATCCTGCTCAGTGCGGTGCTGCTGCCTGTGGTGCTGGTGCTGCTGGATGTCACCCATCAGGTGTGGCTGGTGTGGGTGCTGGCCGCGCTGGAAGCCGTGATTTACAACACCGTCAACCTTTCGCTTTTTGATCTTGGGGTAAAAGCCACCCACAACAAACCCCGTGTGGGGTATTACGCCCTCAACAACCTGCTGAACGGCAGTGCCTCTTTTCTGGCAGGACTGGCAGCAGGATGGTCGGTCAGTTTGCTGGAACACTGGACCTCGGGTGCCTACCTGTGCCTGTTCATCGGGGTGGGGTTGCTGCGCCTGCTCCTGATTGGAAGGGTGCGGGTGTAACGGGGAAACCTGCATCAGAGGACTGAACCCACCAGTCTGACTTCAAGATGAG contains:
- a CDS encoding MFS transporter; this translates as MPLLPALVPAALIPSGLRGRTMKIAILEGCVWSVYANWLLGPITIGYLSHLGADTRMLALAGSIPFLSQMVGPFSAWLSGKISTRRKLMFYLGIFSRVAGLLPILATFPFIPLDGKITLVLLSLVLAHVFQSASGLLWQGIMSDVVPEKVRGRYFGYRNGLSGVFTMAASVGAGLLIDHIASPDSYRWLFVAALGMGVFSVLLYLSYLDPNPDSPTMRFREGFTRPLRDREFLPFVKTTVMWSIVQALLTVLVVPYLLQKQHLSMTQIGIYTALASLTTLFTNYGVGLVIDRCPPRRVLQGSILLSAVLLPVVLVLLDVTHQVWLVWVLAALEAVIYNTVNLSLFDLGVKATHNKPRVGYYALNNLLNGSASFLAGLAAGWSVSLLEHWTSGAYLCLFIGVGLLRLLLIGRVRV